One segment of Brassica napus cultivar Da-Ae chromosome C3, Da-Ae, whole genome shotgun sequence DNA contains the following:
- the LOC125583567 gene encoding cytochrome P450 94B1-like codes for MEILTAFLSILLTLGFILLFSCSTKALKQQTKPPSYPLIGSILSFNKNRHRLLQWYTDLLRLSPSQTITIDLLLNRRTIITANPENVEHILKTNFCNFPKGKPFTDLLGDLLGGGIFNSDGELWSSQRKLASHEFTMRSLREFTFEILREEVETRLIPVLYSAADYCGGRTVDFQEILKRFAFDVVCKVSLGWDPDCLDLTRPVPDLVEAFDVAAAISARRATEPVNAVWKLKRFFNVGSERRLREAIRTVHVSVSKIIRAKKKCLDIGGDVSDKQDLLSRFLAAGHDEEAVRDSVISFIMAGRDTTSAAMTWLFWLLSENDDVEKKILEEVRNKGSLGLGCEDLREMSYTKACLCEAMRLYPPVAWDSKHAANDDVLPDGTHVKEGDKVTYFPYGMGRMEKVWGQDWDQFKPTRWFDEEPNYGTKPVLKSVSSFKFPVFQAGPRVCIGKEMAFMQMKYVVGLVLSRFEIIPLCKNPPVFVPLLTAHMAGGLKVKIKRRKH; via the coding sequence ATGGAAATTCTCACTGCATTTCTCTCCATACTTCTCACCTTAGGGTTTATACTACTCTTCTCATGTTCAACAAAAGCCCTAAAACAACAAACCAAACCACCGTCGTATCCACTCATTGGCTCAATCCTCTCCTTCAACAAAAATCGCCACCGTCTTCTCCAGTGGTACACCGATCTCCTCCGTCTCTCTCCGTCTCAAACCATCACCATCGATCTCCTCCTCAACCGCCGCACCATCATCACGGCCAACCCCGAAAACGTTGAGCACATTctcaaaacaaacttttgtAACTTCCCTAAAGGCAAACCTTTCACCGACCTCCTCGGAGATTTACTAGGCGGTGGTATCTTTAACTCTGACGGCGAGCTATGGAGCTCGCAGCGAAAACTCGCGAGCCACGAGTTTACAATGCGTTCCCTTAGGGAATTCACTTTCGAAATCCTCCGCGAAGAAGTCGAAACCCGCCTCATTCCGGTTCTTTACTCCGCGGCTGACTACTGCGGAGGAAGGACGGTGGATTTTCAGGAGATCTTGAAACGTTTTGCTTTCGATGTGGTTTGTAAAGTTTCTTTAGGTTGGGATCCGGATTGTTTGGATTTGACCCGACCTGTTCCAGATCTTGTCGAGGCTTTTGACGTAGCGGCTGCGATCAGCGCTCGCCGCGCGACGGAGCCAGTTAACGCCGTGTGGAAGCTGAAGCGTTTCTTCAACGTGGGGAGCGAAAGGAGGCTCAGAGAAGCGATCAGGACCGTGCACGTGTCCGTCTCTAAGATCATCCGTGCCAAGAAGAAGTGTCTCGATATCGGTGGTGACGTTTCAGACAAGCAAGACCTCTTGTCGAGGTTTCTTGCCGCCGGCCACGACGAGGAAGCCGTTAGAGATTCTGTTATCAGCTTTATCATGGCGGGGAGGGATACCACGTCGGCGGCCATGACGTGGCTTTTTTGGTTGTTGAGTGAAAACGATGACGTGGAGAAGAAGATACTTGAAGAAGTGAGAAACAAGGGATCTTTAGGTTTAGGGTGTGAGGATTTGAGAGAGATGAGTTACACGAAAGCTTGTCTCTGCGAAGCAATGAGGCTTTACCCACCTGTGGCGTGGGACTCAAAGCATGCAGCAAACGACGACGTTTTACCAGACGGGACACACGTCAAGGAGGGAGACAAAGTTACTTATTTCCCTTACGGTATGGGAAGGATGGAAAAAGTGTGGGGTCAAGATTGGGACCAGTTTAAACCGACCCGCTGGTTTGATGAAGAACCAAATTACGGTACAAAACCGGTTTTGAAAAGTGTGAGCTCGTTCAAGTTTCCTGTCTTCCAAGCCGGACCAAGGGTTTGTATAGGGAAAGAAATGGCGTTCATGCAGATGAAATACGtggttg